Part of the Bifidobacterium crudilactis genome is shown below.
TCTGATACCGCTGAAGGGCATTGAGGATTCGGACCGCTGGCGGATGGTCGACTACAATCAGGGACCCGCCGTGGCGCAGACGTCAAAGTGGGAGAATCCGCAAACTTCTGGCCGATAATATCCTTTCTCTCATGTTGGCTTGCCATACTACGGAACAGAACGCAGTGGTAGTGCAGAAGGCGGTAAGGGGTATAGATTGAAGCGGTTTTTCCACGATATCTCATGGGTGCAGATACTCGCAGGAGCATTGGCGGCAGTGACGGCCTTTCTGCTGTCCTCACGAATCGGAATAGCAGGATCGGTGATCGGTGTCGCCGTCGGCTCAATCGTCTCTGCTTTCGCGTCGCAGCTATATCAAAACGTGTTGGATGAATCAAGCAAGAAGCTGCACGATACGGTCGGTTCTTCCGGCGACGGTGAGCAGGAGACTTCCGGAACCTCAGATAGTCGCACGACAGCCGATAATGGCAGCGATGTCGAGGCGACGCGAACGATTGTCGGACTGGCAGGCGCAATCGCGGACGCCGAGGCGGCAGATGCCGGTACGTCCGGCGATTCCCAGACACATGTGATGCCACCGGTCACCGATTCCACAAAGGTGATCGATCCGGCAGTGACGCGGATGGCTACGTCGGATTCCACTTCCGTGCTCGGGCAAGGCAATGGCGGAACCTCATTGGATACAGGCGCCTCGACCGGGCAGGCCGCAGCCGCTGGAGATAAGCCCCGCATCGCTTCGAATGTGACGGGAGCCAAGGTCTCTCAGGCGCAAGGTGCACATATACCCGGCAGGAAAGCCGGAAAAGCTTCGACTGCCAATCATGGCGACAGCAAGAACATCAAACGTAATGTGATTATCGTGTCGATAGTCAGCGCATTGCTGGCAGTGGGCGTCACCGCTGGCATCATCTATGCCGTTACCGGCGGGCAAGGCACTGACCGGGTGCTCACCCCGACCGAGACGCCGAGCAGTGTGCAGACCACGCCCAGCGGAGAATCGACACCTACCAAGGGGTCGGATGACACCGGCAGCAAGAGCGGAGGCAGTGAAAGCAGCGGGTCGAGCACGCCGTCCTCTTCAAGCTCGTCCTCGTCTTCGCCAACATCGTCGTCTGACAGCTCGTCGAGCAGCACATCGACGCCGACCTCGACGCCGTCACCCTCGACTTCCACGGCAACGCCGACTCAGTCGCCTACATCCTCCGCACCGACAAGCTCGTCCAGTACGAGTGGCGGAAACAACAATGCCGCAGCCTCGGAGAAAAGCTCTTCCTCTCCATCTACGGGGAGCGCCCAAGCCGAGGAGTGAAGAGCCAGATAACTGCACTAAAAGGACAGCAATGTGGTAATAATTTCTCCGAAAAGCTGTCCTTTTAGTGCATTTAGTGTATTCAGGCCTTGCACGGCAACAAGAGAAGAGCCTTAATTCACGCGAATCCCCGTAAATCGCCGTAAATCCCCGTTAATCCCTGTTAATCCCCGTTTTGTAGGGATTCGCGGTGAGTCCTGGATGATGAAGTGGTCGAGGGCGTTGGGATAGAGCCATTTCCGAGTATCTAGGTGAGAGAGGGTCACGGGAATCCCTACACGTATGACGGCTTGAGGATTAAGCTGGACAACACACCGATTTGCGATGATGAAGCGCTCGGTGTAACCTATCAAAGGCTTGTTAAGCACGGGGCTATGGCGCAGCTGGTAGCGCATCTCCATGGCATGGAGAGGGTCAGGGGTTCGAATCCCCTTAGCTCCACATCGACGAAAACGACCATCCTGCAAAGGGTGGTCGTTTTTCATATGGCAGTATGCTTCAGGCGGTACTTTGGGGTTATAGGCAAAAAAGTGTGTCCCGGGGTTAGTTGGTTTGGGGTTGTAGGCAAAAAAGTGTGTCTTCGTGTTAGTTGGTTCCATTTGGGTATGGGGTGGTGGTGTGGAATTCGTTCCAGTTGATGCCGGTGCCGTACCTGTTGGGGATGCCGTATGTCTCGTAGGCTCCTTGTGGGCTTGATTCCCAGGCTTTCTGGTAGAGGTCTTCAATCTGTTGGTCGGTGATGCCGTTGACGGCGAGCCATGCGATGGGTTGGGGATGCCGGCTGTGTTGATGGCACCACCGGGCAATGGCTTTGATCCTGCGGATGAGGCGCAGTCCCCGGTGGTGGCGCATCATGTCGCGTAGTCGCGCGTTCCATGACTCGATGAGATTATTCGTGGCCGGTACCGTGCCATCCCGGGTGAGCCTGCCATCCAGGAAGGTGAACAAGTGGTGTTCCCTGATGCGTCTGCGCATCATGCGTCGGGCTTTCACGAGCCGCTGGTGAGTGTCCTCGATGCTGCCGTCAGCGTATCGGCTGTGCTCGTCAAGGAACTCGCGGAAGTCCTGTTCCCACTGGTTGTACGCCACCAGCCATGCGGCGGCATCATCTCGGGTTGTCACACGGCTGAGGCCGATAGCGAGCTTGCGTAACTGTTTGCCGGCCTCAAGGCGCGGTCTCGTCCCGGTGAGTTCGCTGATGTTCATGCACACGTGGAACAGGCAGCGCTGCACCCGCGTATCCGGCCATACGATACGCAGCGCTTTCAGGAGTCCGCCGCCCCCGTCGCACACCACCACGTCGGGCGGGGCGATACGCGCATCAAGTTCATCCACCCGACCGATGTCTCCCTACGCGCCACATACCAGCCGATCACACGGGCGTCAGCGATAGCAATCAGCACCACGGCCTGCCGGTGCAGATGAATGCCGTCCACGTGTATCACGTGGTGGATCTCATCAACCAGGGGCACCGGTGGCCACAAATCCCAGCACCACCGGGTGTGGTGCCTGAACGTGCGGGGCTTGATCCCGGTCTCGCCCTGCGCTCGTTTGGAGAACAGCCAGTCCAGAAACACTATGAGATCATCGCCGTCACGCTGGTGTTTCACCGTTCTGGAAGCACCGCATTCAGATGAGGGACACCGCCAACGGGTATGCCCCGCACTGGTGGTGCCGTTGCGTTTCATCACACGATTACAGGAAGCACAGGAGGGTCTGGTCATCACCCCATGAAAGCAACAAACACCAACCAGTCCCAGCCCTACTCCCACAAGGCATGAAAGCCAATATCAGACACACATTATTGCCGAGTGCGTATTCCACCCCACCAAACACAAACCAGCCTCACACCTACAACCACAACACATACAAGCCCAAAACAGACACACATTATTGCCTATAAGCCTGTTTCCGTACCTTTCCGTATGATTATGGTCTAGATAGGTGCATGTTTAGGTGCACCTGAATCGGCGGACAGCGAGGTACGTCATGGCCAGACGCAGAGAGCAGCGCAACGACTGGGGCACGATCCTCACGCGGAAGAACGCCCGTGGTGAGGTGACGGCCTATCAGGCGAGGTATGTGCATCCTTTGGATGCGTCGAAACGGGTGCAGCGGAATTTCAAGCCAGATCAGAAGCTTCGCGCCGAGAACTGGCTGGAGGACGAGCACCGGCTGGTGACCGCTCACGAGCTCGGCAAGGCGGTGTGGACACATCCCAGCGAACGTGAGCATGCCGAGAAGCAATCATCCGTGATATTCGCCGACTACGCGCAAGCCTTCCTTGACGGGTATCGCGGGGCGGATGGCCAGGTGCTCACACCGTCCTCACTGCGTAAGAAACGTGAGGCCATAGCCCATCTGAACCGGTATTTCGGCGGCAAGCGTCTAGTGGATATCGATGCCAAATCTGTCAACACTTGGCTTGACGGGGGTTACGTGGATGGTATTCATGCGTTGCGCCGCTCATATCAGGTGCTCAAGGCCATCATGAAGCAGGCGAGCGCATCACATGACGGGCAGCCGCCGATCATCGAACACAATCCCTGCACCCGCGCCAACCCTCGTCTGCCGAAATCGCAGCAGGCGCTGATACCTGCGGCCATGGCAGACGAACTGCAGACCATCTACGAGCACATGCCTGACTATTCACGCATCTCGATCTATCTGGGCGCGGTGTTCGGCCTGCGCATCAGCGAGATCTGTGCCTTGCAACGGCACGATATCGATATCGCACACCGACGCCTGTACGTGCGGCACTCGATAGGCAGGGGCTTGGGCGATACGGGAGCCTTGGTGCTTAAGGAGCCTAAAACCGAGTCCAGCGCCGACTACCAGATCATCCCCGAAGCCTTCATCCCCATCCTGCAGCTGCACATGCAAGCGCATTGCGCACGGGAACCCGACGCGCAGCTCATCGCACCACGCACCACGGCGATCATGAATCCCAACAGTCTGCGCGGACAGTTCGAGAAAGCCCGTGTGACGGCCGACCGACCCGACCTGCACTTTCACACCTTGAGGGCCACCGCCATCACCGCAGCCGCCCAGCAGGGAGGAACACCGAAAGAGGTGCAACGCTATGGCCGTCACGCCGACGCGGAAATCAGCCTCGCCCTCTACCAGCGCGCCACCGAGGAAGGGTCCACCAGCCTCGCCGACCGCGTCTTTGAAGCCTTGGTCTCACCCGACATCCGTCAGATGGAGCGCACCAGCGCAACAGTGAAAGCGGAACTTGACCAAGCAAGGAACGCTCTGGAAGAGCTCGAACAGCGATGCGTGGATCTACGATCACACATCGAAGCATTGGACAACGAGCTGAAGTCGCACGCGGACGCATAACACTCTGCGAACGGGGCGAAAGACGCCCCCGTAAGAGACGAGAACGGCTTTGCGGACATTGCCCAGCACCCTCACCATCACGGAGACGATGGACATATTGAAATGCTCGCGTTCATACGTCGAGAAGCTCATGTACTCGGGAAAGCTGATCTACTACAAGCCGACAAAACGACACGTACTGATTGACGCCGACAGCCTATCGAAACTGTTGCGACCGTATTGATCTCCAGCCACTCGCGACTGGAACGCAACGAAGCCGCTGACGAGACATCTCCATGATTGCTGTCTCGTCAGCGGCTTCGTTGTCGCCTTACTCGCCCTTCGCGGTCTCGCCCGCAACGCGACCCGCGAGCAGGCCTGTGATGATGCTTTTGAGATCGATGCCAATGGCATCGGAGAGGTCCTCGCTGATCTGGCTGACCGTGCGTGTGGTGTCTCCCAAGAGTTTCGAGTTGTTGCCCTCGCCGTACATGGTGATGGAACTCCACCTTGGATAGCGGCTCGGCAGCCGCGCGCACCAACTCTGGCGGGGCCTTGACACATTCTTGGGCCACCACCAGCGGGGTTGTTCATGGCGTTGTAGGCTTCCGCCTGCGCCTTGAGTCCCTAGGCCTCGCCAACGCCCCGCGCCTTGACCGCGGTTCCTTCGGACTCGCCCCGCGCTTCAATTGCCGCCGCCTCCGCGATGGCGTTGGTCTTCGTGGCTTCCGCCTCCTTGAGGTGTCGGTACAGCTCGGCATCGGCGTCTGCCTGAATCGCCTCCGCCTCTCGTTGACGGGTGTACAGCCGTACATCCGACTGCTGTTGCGCCGCGAAGCGATCGGCCTCCGCCTGTTTGCGGACCTCGGCGTCAAGCTGGCCTTCACGCACTTTCGCCGACGCTCCGCCAGGTCGATCTTGCGCTCCTCTGCGGCGATCTGCGAGTCCTGTTCTGCAACCCTGAGCTCGCGGGTGCGTACCGCCTTCTCGGTGTCGTATACCAGATCCGCCTCGGCTTTGGCGCGGTCCGACTCCTTCTTGAGTGCAGCTCCTTGACAAGGACACCTTGAAATGGATATTGACGGCCTTGGTGCTCGTGCAGCTGCAGGATGTTCTCAGATATGTTTTCAAACGAGTAGCGGTCCCATCCAAGACATCTGAAATTAGCACGTCTGAAACGCAAGTCTAAGCTGTTCGCCCTGGCAGATACCGCACTTGTGGCAAGGATGGTATCCGCGGTTTCTCCGAGCGCCAGAGCATGATCTATCTACGGGCATTAGTACACGGCTCAGAGCATTGCAATCTTCACATTGATGCGGTGTTCAAGGCGATATACGGATGAAGTCGCTGCCCATGGCCTTCCATCCTGTTTATGACAATCCGCTTGTCTGTGTTGATCAAACCTGACGTGCGGTCCAGGTTTACTGTTTGCACGCCGACAACAATCCTGCACTGAACGACGGTAGGTAAGGTGTTTAGTCCTGGAACTCGCCCTTGCGTAGGGAGTACCCGTTTTGAAACACAAGAGTTCGCCAATGCTGCGAATGCCGTATGAGATGTGACATCCAGTATCCTTGTTGCTCAACATTGGAAAACGGGAGGCGATGATGATTGCGGCACTTGATGATGACATAGATCTCGATGACGAGGTCATACTGCAGCCGACTAGATTACGGTTCCAAAGACTGGTGAGAGAGTGGGTGGATGAAGAGGTCATCCGAGCGGTCAGAGTCATCGACATAGCCAACCAGGTCAACGGAGGGCGCATCTACAGTCCTGGCCCTGACACTATGGCTGACATTGATCAACGTGGGGACCTGGCGAGCGAGGACCTACGAGCGCGAGTTGAGCTAGTTTTCGTGGGTCTCAGCACTCGAGAATTCGTCGATACAGTAAGCGATTACATCTGTCAGCAGATCATTTCGTTGGACGATGCCAACAGAGTACTGCGCGCTGGCGGACATCTGTTCTACTTCTCAGAGACCATAGATGATTCAAGGCATGTTCTACATGTCAAGATGTCCTCTGCGCCCGAGGACTGGCTCGATGAGGAGATCCCCAACATCAAACAGGTTTTGAACCGTATGGAATCAGCGGCGGACAGAGGAGACTATTCGGAGGTTCTGGCTGCGGGAACGGTCATTTTCGAGACCTTGGCCAAGGATGTTCTTGGAAAGAAAATCAAACCATCGGCGACTTTCCACAAACTGCTTCCCGAGTACAAAGTGCGGTCGGGACTACCGGAACCTTTTATCGAGTACATGCATAATATGTACAAACTAAGAAATGCGTCGCCGCTTGCGGCTCATGGAAGCACCGCACCCCCGAAAATAACCAAATCTGAAGCATTGACCTTCATTGAAATCACGAAGATGCTTGTTCGTCTCCAACGAGTGTTGCTCGCGACAGACGAATAAACGAGAATGTGAGGCGTTGTCCGTGTGGACAGGATCGAACTCTCCCGCATCGCGCTGAACCATCTCCTGCGAATTGCTAGGGTGGGAGGTGAGGGTTCGTCGCAACAAGGGAG
Proteins encoded:
- a CDS encoding site-specific integrase; translation: MARRREQRNDWGTILTRKNARGEVTAYQARYVHPLDASKRVQRNFKPDQKLRAENWLEDEHRLVTAHELGKAVWTHPSEREHAEKQSSVIFADYAQAFLDGYRGADGQVLTPSSLRKKREAIAHLNRYFGGKRLVDIDAKSVNTWLDGGYVDGIHALRRSYQVLKAIMKQASASHDGQPPIIEHNPCTRANPRLPKSQQALIPAAMADELQTIYEHMPDYSRISIYLGAVFGLRISEICALQRHDIDIAHRRLYVRHSIGRGLGDTGALVLKEPKTESSADYQIIPEAFIPILQLHMQAHCAREPDAQLIAPRTTAIMNPNSLRGQFEKARVTADRPDLHFHTLRATAITAAAQQGGTPKEVQRYGRHADAEISLALYQRATEEGSTSLADRVFEALVSPDIRQMERTSATVKAELDQARNALEELEQRCVDLRSHIEALDNELKSHADA
- a CDS encoding helix-turn-helix domain-containing protein yields the protein MPSTLTITETMDILKCSRSYVEKLMYSGKLIYYKPTKRHVLIDADSLSKLLRPY